In Snodgrassella alvi wkB2, the DNA window TTGTATCCGGCTATGCTCGCCACCATGATTGCGCCAACTGTAGGTATCAATACTCTGGATCCATGGTGGATTGCAACACTGGTTGGGATGGTGACTATCAGTTCTGCAGGTGTGGCCGGTGTTGGCGGCGGCGCTACATTTGCGGCGCTGATTGTGCTGCCGGCAATGGGTTTGCCGATTACGCTAGTGGCTTTATTGATTTCTGTAGAACCATTGATTGATATGGGGCGTACAGCATTGAATGTCAGCGGTGCGATGACAGCAGGTACGTTAACCAGCCAGTGGCTGCATCAGACTAATAAAAAAATATTAAATAGTACAGAGCACGGCAGACTGGTACATTAATGCAGTAGGTATTTAAAACCATTTGTCATAATTAGCAGCCGGTCTGTGTCAGCAGAGCGGCTGATTTTTTTCGTTTAAATCTTTAAGATGGGTATGAGCGGATTAAGGTTTTCAGATAGATAATTAAACAGGGCAGTTAATCATTTAACTGTCCTGTTTGGATAATACTATGATGATGTCGCAAGTAATCAGGCTGTAGAGGCTGCCTGTCAGGCTTTTGCTGAAGATTTATCTGTTTTGTAAAACGATTTGTAGCATACGCCGGATAGGTTCTGCGGCACCCCATAAAAGCTGGTCACCTACGGTAAAGGCACTGATATATTCTCCGCCCATGCCCATTTTGCGGATGCGCCCTACTGGTACAGTTAATGTGCCAGTTACTGCTGCGGGTGTCAGCTCATGCATAGATGCGGTTTTTTCATTAGGTACAACTTTTACCCAGTCATTGGCAGCAGCAAGAATTTTCTCAATTTCTGCTATGGGTAAATCCTGTTTCAGTTTTAAGGTGAGTGCCTGACTGTGGCAGCGCATTGCGCCGACACGGACACACAAGCCGTCGATAACGATTGGCTGTGCACTGCGACCTAAAATTTTATTGGTTTCTACAGCACCTTTCCATTCTTCTTTAGACTGACCGTTACCCAGATCAGCATCAATCCATGGAATCAGACTGCCGGCAAGAGGAACGCCGAACTGAGCCCGCGGGTATGCTTCGCTGCGTAAAAAATCGGCAACTTTTCGGTCTATGGCTAAAATAGCACTGGCCGGATCGGCCAGTTCTGCACTAACCTGATTTTCAATGGCACCCATTGCACTAATCAGTTCACGCATATTCTGGGCGCCGGCGCCGGATGCTGCCTGATAGGTCATGCTGGTAGCCCATTCCACTAAATCCTGTTCAAACAGGCCGCCCAGAGCCATCAGCATCAGTGACACTGTACAATTACCGCCAACAAAATCTTTGATACCGTTTGACAGGGCGCTATCAATCACTGCGCGGTTCACAGGATCAAGTACGATGACTGCTTTATCGCTCATGCGCAAAGTGGATGCAGCATCAATCCAGTACCCCTGCCAGCCCTGATCACGCAGTGGCTGGTGGATTGCTTTGGTATAGTC includes these proteins:
- the asd gene encoding aspartate-semialdehyde dehydrogenase, which encodes MKVGFVGWRGMVGSVLMQRMQEENDFQTIADAYFFTTSAAGAAAPDFGQTAKTLLDARNLDALAQMDIIVTCQGGDYTKAIHQPLRDQGWQGYWIDAASTLRMSDKAVIVLDPVNRAVIDSALSNGIKDFVGGNCTVSLMLMALGGLFEQDLVEWATSMTYQAASGAGAQNMRELISAMGAIENQVSAELADPASAILAIDRKVADFLRSEAYPRAQFGVPLAGSLIPWIDADLGNGQSKEEWKGAVETNKILGRSAQPIVIDGLCVRVGAMRCHSQALTLKLKQDLPIAEIEKILAAANDWVKVVPNEKTASMHELTPAAVTGTLTVPVGRIRKMGMGGEYISAFTVGDQLLWGAAEPIRRMLQIVLQNR